In Bacteroidia bacterium, the sequence CCCTCTCCCGTAAAGGCCACGGTAATCTTCTTCTCCGCTTTAAGCTTTTTGCCCAAGGCAATGCCTGCACCCACACTCAACTGCGGCCCCAGGTGGCTAATCATTCCAACGATATGATGGGGCGTGCTGCCGAAGTGAAACGAGCGTTCGCGGCCCTTGGAGAAGCCGCTATACTTTCCCTGAAGCTGCGCAAATAGCTTTTCGAGCGGCATTTTCCTGCCAGTAAAAACGCCAAGATTGCGATGCAAAGGCAGGATAAATTCGTCCTGATCCAGGGCTTGCGTCACGCCCACCGAAATGGCCTCCTGCCCGATGCCCGAAAACCATTTGCTGATGCGACCCTTTCGCAGCAGGAGCAGCATTTTTTCTTCGATCATCCTGGGCAGCAGCAGGGCGCGGTATAAGAAAAGCAGCTTTTCATCACTCAGGCTGCCACGGTCGTAGTTCATCATTGGAATAAGGAAGTTTTTGCGGGGGCAAAATTAGGGAGAAAGCGGGGGAGGAGTGGGGCGGGGTTGGGAAGTCTAAAAGATTAATATAAACCATCATTTTAATATGGTTTATATCCTGTGTGTGAAGTAGTTAGTTTATTATCACTTTTTTAGTAATAAGTTTTTCATTGATTTTAATTCGAATAAAATACATTCCTTTAGCCAATCCTGACACATTGATCTCGTTTTTTTGTCCATATACCTTTACAGTTTTCCCGTTTGAATCCATTATCTCCACCGATTTTGGGATTTGAGTGAATTTTAATACGTTGTTAGTTGGGTTTGGAAACAAACCTATTAAATGAGAGGTATTTATTCCAGGCTTTGGAAATGAAACTCCAGAATATCTCCAAACTCCTTCATACAATGTGCTCACGATTATGGATCTGTTATGAATGACAAAGTCTGAAATAAAATTACCTAAAAAACTTGAGTTGTGAGAGGTCCATGTGTTGCCAGTATCGGAAGATAAAAAAATGCTTTTACCCCATGTTCCGCTGAGCATTTTATCACCAGCCATAGTTACAGTTGTCACAAAATCCTCAGTTATTCCGTTGCTTGATTTAATCCAAGTCTTTCCATAATTTTCTGATTTATAAAATCCATCTATGGTACCTGCTATTACAAGCGAATCGAAAATTTTTATGGAATTCGTTTGAATATTAACTCCACTTGGAGGGTTCCACGTGCTTCCTCCATCCGAAGACATAAAAATACCAATGTATGTTCCGGCAAAGATGGCTTGAGAGTTTATAGCTAATGATAAAGCATTCAAATTTTTTAAACCATTATTGATTGCGGTCCAGCTCGAACCGTTGTTCAATGATTTAAAGACGCCTCCACCAGCCGTGCCTACATAAAGAATGGAACCTAAAGCTACTATATCCCTTATGTCTAGATTAGTAAGCCCATTGTTTATAGGTGTCCATGACGAACCATTGTTGTCTGATAAGAACAGACCATTCCATGTCCCCGCATAGATATTCCCCTGATTGGTTTCGATGACCCTAACTACTCTTTCAGATAGTCCGGTATTTATAGAATTCCACGTCAATCCATTATCTGTTGAAAGGAATATTCCGTCAAAATCGGTTCCAACATAAAGATTAGTTTCATCACTTGCTACACATCTGGCTTTAACATCGGAGAGTCCTAATAAGTCCCATTGTGCAATCGCATGAAGGGAGTAAAAAATTGATAGAAATATTGTTAATAGTTGTTTCATGGCTTTCAATTTTAGCTATTAATTTGTAGATAAGTCAAAGCGACCCTCTGTAATATGAATGATCTCCCCCCTGTCGTCAATGGCTGTGAACTCAAAGGTTCCGGCAAGGATGTTATTTTGGAAATACTTTACCGTTACCCAGCCTTTATGATCTTCGTTTGTTGAATATTTAGATTCTGCTAAGACATAATTTTCCACAGGAATGTAAAAGTATCCAACGCTTTTTTCATATTGATTTAATTCCTTCGCAAAATTTAAAGACTCAAAAATGAATTTAAGTGAAATGCTTGCCTTTAGGGGTTTTTCTTCGTTAGCATTTATGTAGATCAAAGTATCACTACCGGATAATATCCAGTAATAGTCAACTCCTTTCGGACTCATTGGGTTATTATCCATTACACCTTCAGCAATAAATACCTCTCCGCTTATTTTGCAGGCAAAGATATTTTTCCCTTCCTGGGTGTAAGGAGGCAGTTGCGGTTTGGGCGGTTCCTTTTTGCAGCCACTAACCAGCGTTGCAAGGAACAGTGTCAGGAGTGCTATTGATTTCATCTTTTCATGCTTTACTGAGTGAATGAGCGCTATTCAAAATGTACAAATTTGATTTGTGTCGTTTCTTTTGCATTATCAGGAATAAGGCGCTCATTCTGAGCAAATGTTTGGTGAGAAAAAGCAAAGCTGTCAAGTATTAAAAAGGTATAAGTTGTTTCATGGATTTCAGTGTTAGCTATTATTTTGTGAAGAAGTCAAATCGTCCGTCTGTAACATGAATAATCTCTCCCCGGTCGTCAATGGCTGTGAATTCAAATGTTCCTGCAAGGATGTTGTTTTGGAAATATTTTACCTGCACCCAGCCCTTATGCTCATCAGTTGTCTTGAAAATTGATTCAGCAAAAACATAATTTTCAACGGGTATGGAGATTCTGGCTACTGAATTTTCCTTTTGATTTAATTCAAATGTGTCTTTTATTAATGTATAGACAAAATCAACTGATACACTTGCCTCCGTTGGTTTTTTTTCCACTGCTCTTATCTCCACTATCGTATCATTTCCCCAAACCATATAGTTATTGTCTGTTCCTTTCGGACTCATGGTATTCTTATCCATTACACCTTCAGCAACGAATACTTCCCCATTTATTTTGCAGGCAAAGATATTTTTCCCTTCCTGGGTGTAAGGAGGCAGTTGCGGTTCAGGCAGGTCCTTTTTGCAGCCGTTTATCAGCGTTGCAAGAAACAGTGTCAGGAGGGCTATTGATTTCATCTTTTCATGCTTTTATGAGTGAATGAGCGTTATTCAAATGTACAAATTTGATTTGTGTCGTTTCTTTTGCATTGTCAGGAATAAGTCTCTCATCCTGAGCAAATGCTTTTTGAGAAATCTTGAGCGTAGCGAAAGGTGTTGACTGTGGCAATCTGTAGCACAACGAGCGTGCGTTGCGCTACAGATCGCCACGTCCTGCTTTTTCCGCTATCGCTCCAAAAGCACTCCTCGCGATGACAGTATGGAGATCGGAAGCCTAACCCTAACGTCACTCTGATCGGAGCATAGCGGAGAGAAGAGTCTGGTGCTGAAATAACCGGGCGTGCAGCACACTACCAGATTCTTCGCTATCGCTCAGAATGACGAGAGTTTTCCCACGCTGTCATTGCGAAGGAAACGACTTGAGCGCAGCGTAAGGTGTTGACTGTGGCAATCTGTGGCACAACGAGCGTGCGCTGAGCTACAGATTACCCACAGATCGCCACGTCCCGCTTTTTCCGCTATCGCTCCAAAAGCACTCCTCGCGATGACAGTATTGAGATTGGAAGCCTAACCCTAACGTCACTCTGATCGGAGCATAGCGGAGAGAAGAGTCTGGTGCTGAAATAACCGGGCGTGCAGCACACTACCAGATTCTTCGCTATCGCTCAGAATGACGAGAGTTTTCCCACGCTGTCATTGCGAAGGAAACGACTTGAGCGCAGCGTAAGGTGTTGACTGTGGCAATCTGTGGCACAACGAACGTGCGCTGAACTACAGATCACCATCAGATCACCACGTCCTGCTTTTTCCGCTTTCGCTGCAAAAGCATTCCTCGCGATGACAGTATAGAGATAGGCTGCCTAACCCTAACGTCATTCTGATCGCAGCACAGCGGAGAGAAGAGACTGGTGCTGGAATAACCGGGCGTGCAGCACACTCCCAGATTCTTCGCTATCGCTCAGAATGAGGAGAGTTTTCCCACGCTGTCATTGCGAAGGAAACGACTTGAGCGCAGCGTAAGGTGTTGACTGTGGCAATCTGTGGCACAACGAGCGTGCGCTGAGCTACAGATCACCAACAGATCACCACGTCCCGCTTTCTCCGCTATCGCTCCAAAAGCACTCCTCGCGATGACAGTATGGAGATAGGCTGCCTAACCTCAACGTCACGCTGATCGGAGCGCAGCGGAGAGAAGAGTCTGGTGCTGGAATAACCGGGCGTGAAGTAAATTTATTAGAATACCCTGCTAAACATTTGGCCGCCAAGGTCAGTCTTATTTTGGTTCAATAAAAGAGTAAGCGCCAGTTGATGGCTCGCAAAAACATAATTATTACTTATAGGAAATTCATAATGGTATGATATCCTGATGACACCTTTTTGAATTCCGGTGAGTAAATAGATAGCCTCCATACTACCTTCCTCTAAAAAGACGCCTCCCGTAAACCAACCTTTGTGAGCTTGTATGCCGGTTAAAATCTTCCAGTTTGTTGACTTTTTTTCAAGAAGTACGGATGGGTTGATAACCCAACTTTTATCACCGGACGATAATTTATGCCAATAGCCACCCTGAAATCTAAAAACCCGGGGCTGTGGATTATCTCCGGAAAAAGTCCTCAGGATTGGACGGAATAAATTGTCCACACTTAATCCCCCGTAAAAGGTGTTTTTATAAAATAAAATACCAGTTCCCCAATTAATATAACTTTCGTGAGTTTCAAGATACCGGAGGTGGGAGGAAAGTGTTTCATCGGGAATTGTACTTTCAAAATAATTTGCCTTAACTCCTATGCGCATCGCCATCTTATCTGAAAACGAAATGCGGTAATTATACATCCCACCTACCGTGCTGTGTTTATCGAATGGCCAGCGATGATAGGAGGCGAAAAAGCCCAGGCCTCCACCCAATTGATCAAAGTGCTGATCATGGCTGCCAATCCATGCATCATTGGTTGCAGACAAAAAGCGTGACCAGCGTTGCATCCCACTCAGGGTTATCCGCGCATGTTCTGTGGTTCCGGCAAATGCG encodes:
- a CDS encoding T9SS type A sorting domain-containing protein, which codes for MKQLLTIFLSIFYSLHAIAQWDLLGLSDVKARCVASDETNLYVGTDFDGIFLSTDNGLTWNSINTGLSERVVRVIETNQGNIYAGTWNGLFLSDNNGSSWTPINNGLTNLDIRDIVALGSILYVGTAGGGVFKSLNNGSSWTAINNGLKNLNALSLAINSQAIFAGTYIGIFMSSDGGSTWNPPSGVNIQTNSIKIFDSLVIAGTIDGFYKSENYGKTWIKSSNGITEDFVTTVTMAGDKMLSGTWGKSIFLSSDTGNTWTSHNSSFLGNFISDFVIHNRSIIVSTLYEGVWRYSGVSFPKPGINTSHLIGLFPNPTNNVLKFTQIPKSVEIMDSNGKTVKVYGQKNEINVSGLAKGMYFIRIKINEKLITKKVIIN
- a CDS encoding PorP/SprF family type IX secretion system membrane protein, producing the protein MKILLIFTLLLTTNPLYAQIEGLLHPMTFPVMVNPAFAGTTEHARITLSGMQRWSRFLSATNDAWIGSHDQHFDQLGGGLGFFASYHRWPFDKHSTVGGMYNYRISFSDKMAMRIGVKANYFESTIPDETLSSHLRYLETHESYINWGTGILFYKNTFYGGLSVDNLFRPILRTFSGDNPQPRVFRFQGGYWHKLSSGDKSWVINPSVLLEKKSTNWKILTGIQAHKGWFTGGVFLEEGSMEAIYLLTGIQKGVIRISYHYEFPISNNYVFASHQLALTLLLNQNKTDLGGQMFSRVF